In Debaryomyces hansenii CBS767 chromosome B complete sequence, one genomic interval encodes:
- a CDS encoding DEHA2B00308p (similar to uniprot|Q6Q5K9 Saccharomyces cerevisiae YLR160c ASP3-4 cell wall L-asparaginase II) has product MKQLPKVKIFGMGGTIASKGTTNSQTAGYKVGLTVKDLVEAIPSLEDVAHLDYLQVANVGSKLLNSSHLLKLYAAITEAFDGNIDGAVVTHGTDTIEETSFFLDLTIKSDLPLVIVGAMRPSTAISADGLMNLYQAVKIASSETSKERGPLVVLNDRIASGFWTTKMSGFALDTFRSGEQGYLGVFQNNQIEWYYPPIRPYGHQYFDISKTDELPEVIILYAYQGLNPGLIYSAVELGAKGLVFAGFGAGHWTDEGNNVAKEVWEKYGVPTVYSHRTVEGSVPVANVNHFEGAVASGILNPQKARILLQLCINADYSIVEIRESFSSVYGG; this is encoded by the coding sequence atgAAGCAGCTCCCAAAAGTCAAAATCTTTGGAATGGGTGGAACTATAGCAAGTAAAGGAACAACTAACTCGCAGACAGCTGGATATAAAGTGGGTCTTACTGTAAAAGACTTGGTTGAAGCAATTCCATCACTCGAAGATGTTGCTCATTTAGATTATTTGCAGGTAGCTAATGTCGGATCAAAGTTATTGAATAGCTCacatttattgaaattatatGCGGCTATTACCGAAGCTTTTGACGGGAATATTGACGGAGCGGTCGTCACACATGGGACTGATACAATCGAAGAAACCAGTTTTTTTTTGGACTTGACAATAAAATCTGACCTACCTCTTGTTATAGTAGGCGCCATGAGACCTTCCACGGCTATTTCTGCTGACGGGCTCATGAATCTATATCAGGCAGTTAAAATTGCCAGTTCAGAAACTTCAAAAGAACGTGGTCCGTTAGTAGTCTTAAATGATAGAATAGCAAGTGGGTTTTGGACAACAAAAATGAGTGGATTTGCTTTAGATACCTTTAGATCTGGAGAACAGGGATATCTTGGTGTATTTCAGAATAACCAGATTGAGTGGTACTATCCTCCAATTCGACCTTATGGccatcaatattttgatatatcTAAAACGGATGAGTTACCTGAAGTGATAATTTTGTATGCGTATCAGGGATTGAATCCCGGACTCATATACAGTGCTGTTGAATTGGGGGCTAAGGGTCTTGTATTTGCCGGATTTGGAGCGGGGCATTGGACAGATGAGGGTAATAATGTTGCAAAAGAAGTCTGGGAGAAATACGGTGTGCCAACTGTATATTCTCATCGTACAGTTGAAGGTAGTGTTCCAGTCGCAAATGTCAATCATTTCGAAGGTGCAGTTGCTTCTGGAATACTCAACCCTCAGAAAGCTcggattcttcttcaattatgCATTAATGCTGATTACAGCATTGTTGAAATTAGagaatctttttcatcagTTTACGGAGGTTAG
- a CDS encoding DEHA2B00330p (no similarity) — MIEILQADIMERKQYANIFGDSDTSALVFHFLPFNGGGGRIIVKLIARKPTLGFSTFSCPLTVVFFIFSLFLF; from the coding sequence ATGATAGAAATTCTACAAGCTGATATTATGGAAAGAAAGCAATATGCTAACATATTTGGAGATAGTGATACTTCCGCCCTTGTGTTCCATTTCTTACCTTTCAATGGGGGAGGAGGACGTATTATTGTAAAACTTATCGCTAGAAAACCCACTCTTGGTTTCTCCACATTTTCCTGTCCGTTAACTGTTgtctttttcattttttcCCTTTTTCTATTTTAA
- a CDS encoding DEHA2B00352p (weakly similar to CA2831|IPF15706 Candida albicans), with product MPSAETKQSYPNCRKYDISKAKVRGTGDISSVFSSFENADTVGLPQEYAEVKKNLVKNKEAITASWHRLKKALADGIQEIKEVGPEIIPKVSFSELGNLSEEQTQQIKKRGSLIIKNVIPKEEAIQLKKDVIDYIDANPNTEGFPKDKKVVYELYWSKSQVRARSHPHVTNVMSYMNNLWHASPESEICFDQNISYADRLRIRKAGDALFSLGPHADGGSLERWEDEEYSNCYTPIFEGNWENFDPYDATHRIEAKMDLHESRGTCSMFRTFQGWLAVSDIAPKEGTILFAPLVREVTAYYMLKPFFDENDELRLDSDIPGAFPGKGLEFNDKTHPEMDLNNLMVSVPKVEPGDMVFWHCDLVHAVDPVHIGENDSSVFYIPSVPLCGINVEYAFLQREAFLNGLAGPDFPGFPHGTAETQHIGRGTPKDVVETGGKTAMREFVLEKFEESQEYTVGANKAISKANNTLFK from the coding sequence ATGCCAAGTGCGGAAACAAAACAAAGCTATCCTAATTGTCGTAAATACGATATCTCAAAAGCGAAAGTCAGAGGGACTGGTGATATCTCGTCAGTATTTTCGTCTTTTGAAAATGCTGATACAGTAGGTCTTCCACAAGAGTATGCCGAGGTAAAGAAGAACTTGgttaaaaataaagaagCGATAACTGCAAGTTGGCACAGATTGAAGAAGGCTTTAGCTGATGGAATccaagaaattaaagaagtGGGACCTGAAATAATTCCAAAAGTTCTGTTCTCAGAATTAGGAAATTTGAGTGAAGAACAAACACAGCAGATTAAAAAGCGTGGCTCTttgattattaaaaatgttATTcctaaagaagaagctattcaattaaaaaagGATGTGATCGATTATATTGATGCTAATCCAAACACAGAAGGCTTTCCTAAAGATAAGAAAGTTGtttatgaattatattGGTCGAAGTCGCAAGTTAGAGCTCGGTCTCATCCTCATGTAACAAATGTTATGTcatatatgaataatttatggCATGCTTCTCCTGAAAGTGAAATATGCTTTGACCAGAATATATCTTATGCTGATCGTTTACGTATTAGAAAAGCAGGCGATGCTCTTTTTTCACTTGGTCCTCATGCAGATGGGGGATCATTAGAAAGATgggaagatgaagaatatagCAATTGCTATACGCCAATATTTGAAGGGAATTGGGAAAATTTTGATCCTTATGATGCAACCCACAGAATTGAGGCTAAAATGGATTTACATGAATCAAGAGGAACATGCAGCATGTTCAGAACATTTCAGGGGTGGTTGGCAGTTTCCGATATCGCACCAAAGGAAGGTACCATCCTCTTTGCTCCACTTGTGAGAGAGGTAACAGCGTATTACATGCTAAAACcattttttgatgaaaacgATGAATTAAGACTTGATTCTGATATACCTGGTGCATTCCCGGGTAAGGGCTTggaatttaatgataaaactCACCCTGAAATGGatcttaataatttgatggTTCTGGTTCCTAAGGTTGAACCTGGTGATATGGTTTTCTGGCATTGTGATTTAGTTCATGCAGTTGATCCAGTACATATAGGTGAGAATGATTCTTCGGTATTCTATATTCCTTCAGTTCCATTATGTGGAATAAACGTGGAATATGCCTTTTTACAGAGAGAAGCATTCTTGAATGGATTGGCAGGACCTGATTTTCCAGGCTTCCCACATGGAACTGCCGAGACACAGCACATTGGCAGAGGAACACCTAAAGATGTTGTGGAAACCGGAGGAAAAACTGCAATGAGAGAATTTGTcttagaaaaatttgagGAAAGTCAAGAATACACAGTTGGAGCCAACAAGGCTATCAGCAAGGCTAATAACACTCTATTCAAATAG
- a CDS encoding DEHA2B00374p (weakly similar to CA1643|IPF9347 Candida albicans IPF9347), which yields MKPQFVCATQPLASLLSRDSFLCFDGDDFGLYYPWRGIDSDQFSEKNIDEDFKSYLSSKGAFVVPPIQEQRRLIQIFLENVYPLYPVAGRNILNDIRRIPIMLLNAMFLSAIRFDTSEDRSNIRSRSNEFYERCKLLELVETNKITLIQSYLLLSIHEEGMEGATSSKEYITKACNLCGELAITNMGGSNGVSKNHENKDTELSSFKKVHYQKRTLTRLFWVSFCCDRLVSATSGREMYYNPADLMVDGIELEDFDDGENQKYDFAIFSSWCSVCKLIDRIQSSLYRPPQNRTLTDHILETDLLNWHIENEFQIEERFKNSLKIYHAYAFILYLRCKVDSISLIVGGSELNNIQEGTTGRHMSLIHNYSTLIVDLIESNKFIHHVLIVHAILHVIALIQLESKMHFEDSHGSYCKSMMGRSVKILENFKDYWWFAGAALRLCRVVISPEIFKSDNNT from the coding sequence ATGAAGCCTCAATTTGTTTGTGCCACTCAACCTTTGGCCCTGTTATTGAGCAGGGATTCTTTTTTGTGCTTCGATGGAGATGACTTCGGTCTCTATTATCCTTGGAGAGGAATAGACAGTGACCAATTTAGTGAAAAGAATATAgatgaagatttcaaaAGTTATTTAAGCAGCAAAGGCGCTTTTGTGGTTCCTCCTATACAAGAGCAACGACGTTTGATTCAGATATTCCTTGAGAATGTTTATCCGTTATATCCTGTTGCGggaagaaatattttgaacGATATTAGGAGGATTCCTATCATGCTATTGAACGCTATGTTTTTAAGCGCCATAAGATTCGATACGTCTGAGGATAGAAGTAATATAAGATCTAGGTCGAATGAGTTTTATGAGAGGTGTAAGCTTTTGGAATTAGTggaaacaaataaaatcacTTTAATAcaatcatatttattattgtctATACACGAGGAAGGCATGGAAGGGGCAACCTCTTctaaagaatatataacAAAAGCATGCAATTTATGTGGAGAACTCGCGATTACAAATATGGGAGGTTCCAATGGGGTGTCTAAGAACCACGAGAATAAAGATACAGAGTTATCTAGCTTTAAAAAagttcattatcaaaaacgAACCTTGACCCGTTTATTCTGGGTTTCATTCTGTTGCGATCGTCTTGTATCAGCTACAAGTGGAAGAGAAATGTACTATAATCCTGCGGATTTGATGGTTGATGGCATTGAATTGGAGGATTTTGATGATGgagaaaatcaaaaatatgatTTTGCCATATTTAGTTCCTGGTGTAGTGTCTGCAAATTGATTGATCGTATTCAATCTTCTTTGTATAGGCCACCACAAAATAGAACATTGACGGATCATATTTTAGAGactgatttattgaattggcatattgaaaatgagTTCCAAATTGAGGAAAGGTTTaagaattctttaaaaatttatcacGCATACGCTTTTATCTTATATCTCCGCTGTAAAGTGGATTCAATATCCCTTATTGTTGGAGGTTCCGAGCTCAacaatattcaagaagGAACCACAGGTAGGCATATGTCACTTATACATAATTATTCCACATTGATTGTAGATCTTATCGAATCAAACAAATTCATTCACCATGTTTTAATAGTACATGCGATTTTACATGTCATTGCTTTGATACAACTCGAATCCAAGATGCATTTTGAAGACAGCCATGGGCTGTATTGCAAGAGTATGATGGGTAGGTCTGTCAAGATACTTGAGAATTTTAAAGACTATTGGTGGTTTGCAGGTGCTGCCCTTAGACTATGTAGAGTCGTTATTTCTCCTGAGATTTTTAAATCAGATAATAACACTTGA
- a CDS encoding DEHA2B00396p (similar to uniprot|P32791 Saccharomyces cerevisiae YLR214w FRE1 ferric reductase and cupric reductase) — MRKSIVALSFITLACIPITSALVIVDSVVASSCIYYMKQFDWGCNSTGNGATQYTCRCGNIDWLGSIANCIYSESTDIGERNHALKHVGTRCYDKSKKLYDYYVVDFIQFYENATDFLQYPDSTKDIEDQVMHPLEVNQTDFKYYFDSFQNVMDHVNKTQWFGWGLNFYWVVIIVISFIYNYRNVFFRFIPSRGWNRIKGRLIQSALFRNNDYNTTYYLADLIPIMLPSTIEFVTISIFWILVIIFSIVGYDMMLPNAYLGGSKFFYLLDFISYRTCITAFSLLPSMYFMGIRNTPLSYVVNWSRRTFISFHKTIAMAMSFLAFIHSCSWTAYTIREGDYAMWAVDAYWQWGMVSMIILGLILFSSLKWFRMVMYDIFLILHHVFSIVFIVAIYYHVNTLGWLGWCYSIIAIYSWDKLLRIFKIAISGNLIKKSKVEYFDESVIKLSIPREGMKFRFMPGQYTFLYFLQPYPLLNAWQSHPFTLYMDPLKPDCLTAIIKVKKGVTRKIYEHILRQSMKVSNDNLEIPLVMEGVYGNSLVSARLNSTYDYVLIASGIGITSIYPYVLELLYQKRSNQTTIRLFWIVRDSNELLWFHNELKFLYENYCDTNQASPVLRVELIVTRNLVLDNLKLSGKENSSSTPNSSSLSSIDRVHETAEEENKMLDDQESRPEEKVLDDKPSKFTSFKNNSCFKVSVLPVRSRPCLSNLIRINKIKNTTHFIVCGPSKFSDSTRSMVNLYRLELDCNYDIEYHEESFEW; from the coding sequence ATGAGAAAAAGCATAGTTGCATTATCCTTCATCACTTTAGCATGCATTCCTATAACCCTGGCCCTAGTTATAGTAGATAGTGTTGTTGCTTCGTcatgtatatattatatgaagCAATTCGATTGGGGCTGTAATTCAACTGGAAATGGAGCCACGCAGTATACTTGTCGTTGTGGGAATATCGACTGGCTAGGTTCAATTGCAAACTGTATTTATTCAGAGTCTACAGATATTGGTGAAAGAAACCATGCATTGAAACATGTTGGTACCAGATGTTATGATAAATCCAAGAAGTTGTACGACTATTATGTAGTGgattttattcaattctacGAAAATGCCACAGATTTTTTACAATATCCTGATAGTACGAAGGACATAGAGGATCAAGTAATGCATCCGCTAGAAGTCAACCAAACTGATTTCAAATACTATTTTGATTCGTTTCAAAACGTGATGGATCACGTAAATAAAACTCAATGGTTCGGATGGGgattgaatttttattggGTGGTAATTATAGTTATTTCGTTCATCTATAACTATCGTAATGTCTTTTTTAGGTTTATTCCAAGCAGGGGATGGAACAGAATTAAAGGTAGACTTATCCAATCTGCTTTATTTAGAAATAACGATTACAATACAACCTATTATTTGGCAGACTTAATTCCAATTATGCTTCCATCTACAATTGAGTTTGTAACAATAAGCATATTCTGGATACttgttattatatttagCATCGTTGGTTACGATATGATGTTACCAAATGCATACTTAGGTGGCtcaaaatttttctatCTATTGGATTTCATATCTTATCGTACATGCATAACGGCATTTTCACTTTTACCGTCCATGTACTTCATGGGTATCAGAAATACACCCTTAAGTTATGTTGTAAATTGGTCAAGAAGAACATTTATTAGCTTTCATAAAACTATTGCAATGGCTATGTCATTCTTAGCATTTATTCACTCGTGTCTGTGGACAGCATATACGATCAGGGAAGGAGATTATGCCATGTGGGCGGTTGATGCATATTGGCAATGGGGTATGGTTTCTATGATCATATTAGGTTTAATATTGTTTTCAAGCTTGAAGTGGTTCAGAATGGTAATGTATGATatctttttaattcttcaccatgtcttttcaattgtatTCATTGTCGCAATCTATTATCATGTCAATACTTTAGGTTGGCTAGGTTGGTGTTACTCAATTATAGCGATTTACAGTTGGGACAAACTCTTAAGgatattcaaaattgcAATATCTGGAAATCTAATTAAGAAATCAAaggttgaatattttgatgaatcCGTAATAAAGCTCTCAATTCCAAGAGAAGGAATGAAGTTTAGATTTATGCCTGGTCAGTACACTTTCTTATATTTTCTACAACCATATCCTTTACTCAATGCATGGCAATCACATCCTTTTACACTATACATGGATCCACTCAAACCTGATTGCTTAACTGCAATTATCAAGGTAAAAAAAGGAGTAACTAGAAAAATCTATGAACACATTTTGAGGCAATCGATGAAGGTATCGaatgataatttagaaattCCCTTAGTTATGGAAGGCGTATACGGTAACTCGCTTGTCTCCGCTAGGTTGAATTCTACTTATGATTATGTCTTAATTGCCTCTGGTATTGGTATTACAAGCATATATCCGTACGTTTTGGAATTGTTATATCAAAAACGTTCCAACCAAACAACTATTCGGTTATTCTGGATAGTGCGTGATCTGAATGAGTTATTATGGTTCcataatgaattgaagttTCTATATGAAAATTACTGTGATACAAACCAGGCTAGTCCAGTTCTTAGAGTTGAATTAATCGTAACACGGAATTTGGTTTTAGATAATCTCAAATTATCAGGCAAAGAAAACTCTAGTTCTACcccaaattcatcatcgtTAAGCAGCATTGATCGTGTACATGAGACagctgaagaagaaaacaaaatgTTGGATGACCAAGAATCACGGCCGGAAGAGAAGGTTTTAGATGATAAACCATCAAAATTTACATCATTTAAGAATAATTCGTGCTTCAAAGTATCAGTGTTACCGGTTAGAAGCAGGCCATGTTTGAGCAATTTAATTcgaattaataaaatcaaaaatactACACATTTTATAGTTTGTGGACCATCCAAATTCAGTGATAGTACTAGGAGTATGGtcaatttatatagattaGAATTAGACTGCAACTATGATATTGAATACCATGAAGAAAGTTTCGAGTggtaa
- a CDS encoding DEHA2B00418p (weakly similar to uniprot|P49573 Saccharomyces cerevisiae YPR124w CTR1 high affinity copper transporter of the plasma membrane), with amino-acid sequence MMGEIPGSMSSMSMSNSSGSMNMQMTFTNNFRDTSVLFEGLKASTKPQAFGIFCLFFFVAIILRGLIFVYVYIEQVIWRNPPENTPLSYKRTVDFGFDDEIQEPFDKQESTSNTMTTNSRELNSTSLFLSPKRKRSILLQMLYTNWKDFEKDIVRLILSFIIAILSYTLMLVIMTYVTCYFFAVVLGIAVGEIWFKRLERILMCNESIISNTEEILVPTSQALSCSRTRC; translated from the coding sequence ATGATGGGAGAGATACCAGGCTCTATGTCGTCCATGTCGATGTCTAATTCATCCGGTAGCATGAATATGCAAATGACCTTCACTAACAACTTCCGCGATACTTCAGTCTTGTTTGAAGGATTGAAAGCGTCAACCAAGCCCCAAGCTTTCGGTATATTTTgtctcttcttttttgtCGCCATTATATTGAGAGGattaatatttgtttatgTTTATATTGAGCAGGTAATTTGGCGTAATCCACCTGAAAACACTCCGTTATCGTATAAAAGAACCGTCGATTTTGGATTTGACGATGAAATTCAAGAACCATTTGATAAACAAGAATCAACATCTAATACAATGACCACTAATAGTCgagaattgaattcaacctcattatttttatctCCAAAAAGAAAGCGTTCAATTTTACTCCAAATGCTTTACACTAATTGGAAAGATTTTGAGAAGGATATAGTGAGATTAATTTTGTCATTTATAATAGCTATTTTGTCGTATACTCTAATGCTAGTTATTATGACATATGTGACTTGCTATTTCTTTGCCGTGGTTTTAGGTATTGCAGTTGGTGAGATTTGGTTTAAGAGATTGGAAAGAATTTTAATGTGCAATGAGCTGATTATCAGTAATACAGAAGAAATACTTGTTCCAACCTCACAAGCATTGTCGTGCTCAAGAACAAGATGTTAG
- a CDS encoding DEHA2B00440p (no similarity), which produces MKFSFNALNILMAFFLMAMPVFGVSVLSDTLSKVEALLNHIEETVQGTVDSSLVNSTLADINDLTDPLINNLGSGIDSLLSSLLD; this is translated from the coding sequence atgaaattcCTGTTCAACGCACTTAACATCCTTATGGCATTCTTTTTAATGGCCATGCCAGTATTTGGCGTTTCTGTCTTATCTGACACCCTTTCTAAGGTTGAGGCCCTTCTCAACCACATTGAGGAAACCGTTCAAGGAACTGTTGATCTGTCTTTGGTCAACTCGACTCTTGCTGATATCAACGACTTAACTGATCCATTGATTAACAACCTTGGATCTGGGATTGATAGCTTACTTAGTAGCTTACTTGACTAA